A genome region from Arthrobacter sp. SLBN-100 includes the following:
- a CDS encoding ABC transporter ATP-binding protein, whose translation MAKQTPFFRSISRLYPHVRPIIPRLLLGLLCALSASVVALAIPQVLRVLVNESLKPGGASEAVWISAGAILVLGVAEAGLVALRRQFVINPATSVETRMRVSLYDHLQDLTVSFHDRWGSGQLLSRAMTDLNFLRRWMAFGAIMLVVTTLTVIIGITVMFVMSWQLALIFLAAAVPIMAYSFRFRTRFSRVTRRSQDQAGDLATTVEESVHGIRVLKAFGRSREALENFNEQAEELRQTEIEKARHQATFTMVVTLLPELALGAGLVVGVMLCASGQLSIGALVAFFATAAVMASPVEFSGMLLAMALTAKTAVDRHFEVMDSPNTITSPPGPRRPGQLAGGLRFNKATFAFEDAPDKPILKEIDLDVRPGETMALVGITGSGKSALIQLVPRLYDVSGGAITIDGVDLRDFEVEELRRIVAVAFEDTTLFSNSVRDNVLLGAPVRTDAVLDEALDVAQAHFAYSLPEGVDTLIGDEGLSLSGGQRQRIALARAIAARPRVLVLDDPLSALDVHTEELVETRLRAVLKDTTTLIVAHRPSTVALADRVALLEDGRITAVGTHTELLAGNHHYRYVIASLDQEPRDLDSELSALEDQAEEVTR comes from the coding sequence ATGGCCAAGCAAACTCCATTTTTTCGATCCATCAGTCGCCTCTACCCGCATGTCCGGCCGATCATCCCCCGGCTTCTGTTGGGACTTCTCTGCGCGTTGTCGGCCAGCGTTGTTGCACTCGCCATCCCGCAGGTCCTCCGCGTGCTGGTCAACGAGTCACTGAAGCCCGGCGGTGCATCGGAAGCGGTCTGGATTTCCGCGGGCGCCATCCTGGTACTGGGCGTGGCCGAGGCAGGACTGGTGGCCCTCCGCCGGCAGTTCGTCATCAACCCCGCCACGTCAGTGGAAACCAGGATGCGGGTTTCGCTGTATGACCACCTCCAGGATTTGACTGTCTCCTTCCACGACCGCTGGGGCTCCGGCCAGTTGTTGTCGCGTGCCATGACCGACCTGAACTTCCTGCGCCGCTGGATGGCGTTCGGTGCCATCATGCTGGTGGTCACCACCCTCACGGTGATCATCGGCATCACGGTGATGTTTGTGATGAGCTGGCAGCTTGCCCTCATCTTCCTGGCCGCGGCCGTGCCCATCATGGCCTACAGTTTCCGGTTCCGGACCCGCTTCAGCAGGGTGACCCGCCGCAGCCAGGACCAGGCCGGCGACCTCGCCACCACCGTTGAGGAATCAGTCCACGGCATCCGCGTGCTCAAAGCGTTCGGGCGAAGCCGGGAGGCGCTCGAAAACTTCAACGAGCAGGCCGAGGAACTGCGCCAGACGGAGATCGAAAAGGCACGCCACCAGGCAACATTCACCATGGTGGTCACCCTGCTTCCCGAGCTCGCCCTCGGCGCCGGCCTGGTGGTCGGGGTGATGCTGTGCGCCAGCGGGCAGCTCAGCATTGGCGCGCTCGTGGCGTTCTTTGCCACCGCCGCGGTCATGGCCTCGCCTGTGGAATTTTCGGGAATGCTGCTGGCCATGGCCCTCACTGCCAAGACCGCCGTGGACCGCCACTTCGAAGTGATGGACTCGCCCAACACCATCACCAGTCCCCCCGGGCCCCGGCGGCCCGGCCAACTGGCCGGCGGACTCCGTTTCAACAAGGCCACCTTCGCCTTTGAGGATGCACCGGACAAGCCCATCCTGAAGGAGATCGATCTCGACGTCCGCCCAGGCGAAACCATGGCACTGGTGGGTATCACCGGCAGCGGGAAGAGCGCGCTGATCCAGCTCGTTCCCCGCCTCTATGACGTCTCCGGCGGGGCCATCACCATCGACGGCGTGGACCTGCGGGACTTCGAAGTCGAGGAGCTCCGCCGGATCGTCGCAGTTGCCTTCGAAGACACCACCCTGTTCTCCAATTCGGTCCGGGACAACGTTTTGCTCGGCGCCCCTGTGCGCACTGATGCCGTCCTCGACGAGGCCCTGGACGTGGCGCAGGCGCACTTCGCCTACTCCCTGCCCGAGGGAGTGGACACACTGATTGGCGACGAGGGCCTCAGCCTTTCCGGCGGCCAGCGGCAGCGGATCGCCCTGGCGCGTGCCATCGCCGCGCGCCCCCGGGTACTGGTCCTGGACGATCCGTTGTCCGCCCTGGACGTCCACACCGAGGAACTGGTGGAAACGCGGCTCCGGGCCGTGCTGAAGGACACCACTACGCTCATCGTGGCCCACCGCCCGTCCACCGTGGCGCTGGCGGACCGGGTGGCGCTGCTGGAAGATGGCCGCATCACCGCCGTCGGCACCCACACCGAACTGCTGGCGGGCAACCACCACTACCGCTACGTCATTGCCAGCCTGGACCAGGAACCACGCGACCTCGATTCCGAACTGTCCGCCCTTGAGGACCAGGCAGAGGAAGTGACCCGGTGA
- a CDS encoding helix-turn-helix domain-containing protein, with product MGNGFGEKLRAERLERGLTQAELGKDLYSPSYISLLETGRREPTAEVIEELARRLELAPKALEAWSQPITVSDAEYVLAGLYARQAWDLRDYPLAASHAATAAQIALEGKNTSAWWNMTYMQAECLMKQGELLECQKIVERLLEHPMATESVGLGVRARQMLAAVCHGQGQLAVAVQHGLEAVELSAKLPRNSTVLIGAHRILIGALAESGRLDEAWKYCMALYEQVDEHAMSQLAGEVAWVIGNVAFMRHDYAEGVKHHERAAKLLSPANDIELWARFNKASAAVRLSSGIVEPETLSSIERAELAFSIVGGTKSDELEVAFIRARWLYLTGDIVAAVEKLREIHAERDALAKHTAGEVSLLLGKSLKAAGEADEALVHLEEAQKAFSAAGAADRVQQALDAVLEIRLAQRRAAAATA from the coding sequence GTGGGCAACGGATTCGGGGAGAAGCTCCGGGCGGAGCGGCTCGAACGGGGACTAACACAGGCCGAACTGGGCAAAGACCTGTATTCACCCAGCTATATTTCATTGCTTGAGACCGGTCGGAGGGAACCGACGGCCGAGGTCATCGAGGAACTGGCGCGGCGCCTCGAATTGGCGCCAAAGGCCCTGGAAGCCTGGAGCCAGCCAATTACCGTCAGTGACGCAGAGTACGTTCTGGCCGGCCTTTACGCCCGCCAGGCCTGGGATCTGCGTGACTACCCTTTGGCCGCCAGCCACGCTGCCACTGCAGCGCAAATTGCGCTGGAGGGCAAAAACACCAGCGCCTGGTGGAACATGACCTATATGCAGGCCGAGTGCCTGATGAAGCAAGGCGAACTGCTCGAATGCCAGAAGATCGTCGAGCGGCTGCTCGAGCACCCCATGGCGACAGAATCAGTGGGATTGGGTGTACGGGCGCGGCAAATGTTGGCGGCCGTCTGCCACGGACAGGGGCAACTGGCCGTGGCGGTCCAGCATGGGCTGGAAGCTGTAGAACTTTCAGCTAAATTGCCGCGCAATTCAACCGTGCTCATTGGCGCCCACCGGATTCTCATTGGAGCACTGGCTGAAAGCGGGCGGCTCGACGAAGCCTGGAAGTACTGTATGGCCCTTTACGAACAGGTGGACGAACACGCGATGTCGCAGCTGGCCGGAGAGGTGGCCTGGGTTATTGGCAACGTCGCCTTCATGCGGCATGACTACGCCGAAGGGGTCAAGCACCACGAGCGTGCAGCCAAGCTTCTCTCCCCTGCCAACGACATCGAGCTCTGGGCGCGGTTCAACAAGGCGTCCGCAGCAGTCCGCCTGTCGTCGGGAATTGTCGAGCCCGAGACCCTGTCCTCCATCGAACGGGCAGAGCTCGCCTTCTCCATCGTCGGCGGAACCAAAAGCGACGAGCTGGAGGTCGCCTTCATCCGCGCCCGCTGGCTGTACCTGACCGGGGACATTGTTGCCGCCGTCGAAAAGCTGAGGGAAATCCACGCTGAACGCGACGCCCTCGCCAAGCACACGGCAGGCGAGGTTTCACTTCTCCTGGGCAAGTCCCTGAAAGCTGCCGGCGAAGCCGACGAAGCACTGGTCCACCTTGAGGAAGCCCAGAAGGCCTTCAGCGCGGCAGGAGCAGCGGACCGTGTCCAGCAGGCCCTGGACGCGGTGCTGGAAATCCGGCTGGCCCAGCGGCGGGCCGCGGCCGCCACGGCCTAA
- a CDS encoding transglycosylase domain-containing protein, whose amino-acid sequence MAPRKNPLFDTATTLGKILVFLGVSAICGVLVAGLLVPAAAVSGSAASGSIEFFDTLPAELKVDPPNQTTRILAADGSEIANVYTENRTKVALDQISPFMKEAVIAVEDSRFYDHGGVDTTGILRALVSTARGNKQGASTVTQQYVNNVLNANLAAEGNEDQIKLNGVNKGVGDKLREMKLAIALEKEFSKEQILEGYLNIVFFNRDAYGVEAASKFFFSTSAKDLSLPQAALLAGLVNSPSAFDPISNPESSKERRDLVLGLMLNQGKINQADHDAAVATPVETKVTPARQGCAYASTAPYFCDYVLHLLENNPAYGADLKERQRLIYGGGLTITTTLDPKAQAVAQEQVNASAGANPDKWGAAMVSVQPNTGKIISMAQNTSFLPAEGSFDSQVNFNVDKLDKDGNDLNGLGGAQPGSTMKPFTFAEWLNEGKSMNTVVNAAQRIYPLSFPWRNTCGKVTGGYSTAQKNQGLGTADDLQNAEPQWYRPLSVLEGLYNSINTVTFASAAQLDFCGIQKVVDAVGLHSGLPSADEPNPKVNMSTLGNLLGSTQTSPLTMASAFATFANDGKFCEAIAVTSVTDGSGKQLPAQSTSCRDAIKPDVARGVNHALQEVLNRGSGSLIQPRISTRTSFPIGAKTGTSNNNGSTWVVGHTTGLATAAWFGDALGDQGRAGQNITVNGKFYQGIDGYMIAGPMFSRFMSQIAPAYGTNPFPAPPSNLLNGTTRSTSPATSQATQAPAPTTTQPAPAPSNNDKGNGNGNGNG is encoded by the coding sequence ATGGCTCCTCGTAAGAACCCATTATTCGACACTGCCACCACCCTCGGAAAGATTCTGGTTTTCCTTGGCGTGAGTGCAATTTGTGGTGTCCTGGTAGCAGGCCTGCTGGTCCCCGCGGCGGCTGTCTCAGGCAGCGCGGCCAGCGGTTCGATCGAGTTCTTCGACACCCTTCCGGCAGAGCTGAAGGTTGACCCGCCCAACCAGACCACCAGGATCCTGGCAGCGGATGGAAGCGAGATAGCCAACGTCTACACCGAGAACCGCACCAAGGTTGCGCTGGACCAGATTTCGCCGTTCATGAAGGAAGCTGTCATCGCCGTCGAGGACAGCCGTTTTTATGACCACGGCGGTGTGGACACCACCGGCATCCTGCGTGCGCTGGTCAGCACCGCGCGCGGCAACAAGCAGGGTGCCTCCACGGTCACGCAGCAGTACGTCAACAACGTCCTCAACGCCAATCTCGCCGCCGAGGGCAACGAGGACCAGATCAAGCTCAACGGTGTCAACAAGGGCGTGGGCGACAAGCTCCGCGAAATGAAGCTGGCCATTGCCCTGGAGAAGGAGTTCAGCAAGGAGCAGATCCTTGAGGGCTACCTGAACATCGTGTTCTTCAACCGTGACGCGTATGGGGTCGAGGCTGCCTCCAAGTTCTTCTTCAGCACCTCTGCCAAGGACCTCAGCCTTCCGCAGGCTGCGCTGCTGGCCGGGCTGGTCAACAGCCCCTCCGCGTTCGACCCGATCTCCAACCCTGAGAGCTCGAAAGAGCGCCGCGACCTGGTTCTTGGCCTGATGTTGAACCAGGGCAAGATCAACCAGGCGGACCACGACGCTGCCGTCGCCACTCCGGTGGAAACCAAGGTGACCCCCGCCCGCCAGGGCTGTGCCTACGCGTCCACCGCACCCTATTTCTGCGACTACGTGCTGCACCTGCTGGAGAACAACCCGGCCTACGGCGCGGATCTCAAGGAGCGCCAGCGCCTGATCTATGGCGGCGGCCTCACCATCACCACCACACTGGACCCGAAAGCCCAGGCCGTTGCGCAGGAGCAGGTCAACGCCTCCGCCGGTGCCAACCCGGACAAGTGGGGTGCTGCCATGGTTTCGGTGCAGCCCAACACCGGCAAGATCATCTCCATGGCGCAGAACACCAGCTTCCTGCCGGCCGAGGGTTCCTTTGATTCCCAGGTGAACTTCAACGTGGACAAGCTGGACAAGGACGGCAACGACCTTAACGGCCTGGGCGGCGCACAGCCCGGTTCCACCATGAAGCCGTTCACGTTCGCGGAGTGGCTCAATGAGGGCAAGTCCATGAACACGGTAGTCAACGCCGCCCAGCGCATCTACCCCCTGAGCTTCCCGTGGCGGAACACCTGCGGCAAGGTGACCGGCGGCTACAGCACCGCGCAAAAGAACCAGGGCCTCGGCACGGCAGACGACCTGCAGAACGCCGAACCCCAGTGGTACCGGCCCCTGTCCGTCCTGGAAGGCCTCTACAACTCCATCAACACGGTGACCTTTGCTTCAGCAGCCCAGCTGGACTTCTGCGGCATCCAGAAGGTGGTTGACGCCGTCGGACTCCACAGCGGCCTGCCGTCGGCAGACGAGCCGAACCCGAAGGTCAACATGTCCACGCTGGGTAACCTCCTGGGTTCCACGCAGACCTCCCCGCTGACCATGGCCAGCGCGTTCGCCACGTTCGCGAACGACGGCAAATTCTGCGAAGCCATCGCCGTCACCTCGGTGACGGATGGAAGCGGCAAGCAGCTGCCCGCACAGTCCACCAGCTGCCGGGACGCCATCAAGCCCGACGTGGCCCGCGGTGTGAACCACGCGCTGCAGGAAGTCCTCAACCGCGGCTCCGGCTCGCTGATCCAGCCACGGATTTCCACGCGGACCAGCTTCCCCATCGGCGCCAAGACCGGTACCTCAAACAACAACGGCTCCACTTGGGTTGTCGGGCACACCACCGGCCTTGCCACTGCTGCCTGGTTCGGTGATGCACTGGGAGACCAAGGCCGCGCCGGGCAGAACATCACGGTCAACGGGAAGTTCTACCAGGGCATTGACGGTTACATGATCGCCGGGCCCATGTTCTCCAGGTTCATGTCCCAGATCGCACCGGCCTACGGCACCAATCCGTTCCCGGCGCCGCCCAGCAACCTGCTGAACGGAACCACGCGGAGCACCAGCCCCGCAACTTCGCAGGCCACGCAGGCGCCCGCCCCCACCACGACGCAGCCCGCACCGGCGCCGAGCAACAACGACAAGGGTAACGGCAATGGAAACGGGAACGGCTAG
- the purD gene encoding phosphoribosylamine--glycine ligase yields MKVLVIGPGGREHAIVRSLLADPNVSEVHAAPGNAGISKLVPTHRINGNDPEAVAALAAKLAVDLVVVGPEAPLAAGVSDAVRSAGIPVFGPSKAAAQLEASKAFAKEVMAEAGVPTAMAMVATNPDEAASALDTFGAPYVVKDDGLAAGKGVVVTKNRDEAIAHAQSCFDAGGSVVIEEFLDGPEVSLFVLCDGQNTVPLSPAQDFKRIFDNDEGPNTGGMGAYTPLEWAPEGLVQEVIDRVAQPTVNEMARRGTPFVGVLFVGLALTSRGTRVIEFNVRFGDPETQAVLARLQTPLGALLMAAAKGELDKAEELRWAKETAVAVVVASENYPGTPRTGDRIRGLKKVEELEGVHVIHAGTSFDEDGKVISAGGRVLAVVAVGSDLVEAREKAYDGVELVQLEGSQFRTDIGRKAARGEIRVSSGATGSLPITKAKA; encoded by the coding sequence GTGAAGGTACTCGTCATCGGCCCCGGAGGCCGCGAACACGCCATTGTCCGCTCCCTGCTCGCCGACCCCAACGTGTCCGAGGTCCACGCAGCCCCCGGCAATGCCGGCATCAGCAAGCTGGTCCCCACCCACAGGATCAACGGCAACGATCCCGAAGCCGTTGCCGCCCTGGCCGCCAAGCTCGCCGTTGACCTGGTGGTGGTGGGGCCTGAGGCGCCGCTCGCAGCAGGTGTTTCCGACGCCGTCCGCAGCGCCGGGATCCCGGTGTTCGGCCCCAGCAAGGCCGCAGCCCAACTCGAGGCTTCCAAGGCATTCGCCAAGGAGGTCATGGCGGAAGCGGGCGTCCCCACGGCCATGGCCATGGTGGCCACCAATCCAGACGAAGCCGCATCAGCCCTGGACACCTTCGGCGCACCCTATGTGGTGAAGGACGACGGGCTGGCGGCCGGCAAGGGCGTAGTGGTCACGAAGAACCGGGACGAAGCCATTGCCCACGCACAGTCCTGCTTCGATGCCGGCGGCTCCGTGGTGATAGAGGAGTTTCTCGACGGCCCGGAGGTTTCCCTCTTTGTCCTTTGCGACGGCCAGAACACCGTGCCGTTGTCCCCGGCACAGGACTTCAAACGGATCTTTGACAACGACGAAGGACCCAACACCGGCGGCATGGGCGCCTACACCCCGCTCGAGTGGGCTCCCGAAGGCCTCGTGCAGGAAGTCATTGACCGCGTGGCCCAGCCCACCGTCAACGAGATGGCCCGCCGCGGCACCCCCTTTGTGGGCGTGCTGTTCGTGGGGCTGGCCCTCACCTCGCGCGGCACCCGCGTGATCGAATTCAACGTCCGCTTCGGCGACCCCGAAACCCAGGCCGTGCTGGCACGGCTCCAGACCCCCCTCGGTGCCCTGCTGATGGCAGCCGCCAAGGGCGAACTGGACAAGGCGGAAGAGCTGCGCTGGGCGAAGGAAACTGCTGTCGCCGTCGTCGTCGCTTCCGAGAACTACCCCGGTACTCCTCGCACCGGTGACCGCATCCGCGGGCTGAAGAAGGTGGAGGAACTCGAAGGCGTGCACGTGATCCACGCGGGGACCTCCTTTGACGAGGACGGCAAGGTGATCTCCGCGGGCGGGCGTGTCCTCGCCGTCGTTGCGGTGGGCAGCGACCTGGTGGAGGCGCGTGAAAAGGCGTACGACGGCGTGGAACTGGTTCAGCTTGAAGGCTCGCAGTTCCGCACAGATATTGGCCGCAAGGCCGCGCGCGGCGAGATCAGGGTATCGTCCGGCGCAACCGGATCCCTGCCGATAACGAAGGCGAAGGCATAG
- a CDS encoding metallophosphoesterase yields MISTSALASRARTIGRGFAVTAGAGATAGLAAFGYGLWEKNQFVLRKETLGILPPGRAPFRILHLSDIHFVPGQNRKAAWLESLAGLEPDLVVNTGDNLSHVKAVDPLLAALRPLLEFPGVFVPGSNDYFAPTLKNPASYLLGPSQVKPKPAQLDWPRLRSGFGMGGWIDLTNRHQSVVLKGIRFDFSGVDDPHLNRERYAGWPRGTVNQNAAAHLRVAVIHAPYQRVLDHFTEDGADLLLAGHTHGGQLCIPGYGALVSNCDLPTWRAKGLNDWQSNGSTTPVNVSGGIGTSRFAPVRIACKPEAVLLTLTSPN; encoded by the coding sequence ATGATCTCGACCAGTGCTTTGGCCAGCCGCGCCCGGACCATCGGGCGCGGCTTTGCCGTCACCGCCGGGGCAGGAGCGACAGCGGGACTGGCTGCGTTCGGGTACGGCCTGTGGGAGAAAAACCAGTTTGTCCTCCGCAAAGAGACGCTGGGCATCCTCCCACCCGGGCGGGCACCGTTCCGCATCCTGCACCTGAGTGATATCCACTTTGTCCCGGGGCAGAACAGGAAGGCAGCCTGGCTGGAGTCCCTGGCTGGCCTTGAACCGGACCTGGTGGTCAACACCGGGGACAACCTCAGCCACGTCAAGGCTGTGGACCCGCTCCTGGCAGCGCTCCGCCCCCTCCTGGAGTTCCCTGGCGTCTTTGTTCCCGGTTCCAACGACTACTTCGCTCCCACCTTGAAGAACCCGGCGTCCTACCTGCTGGGACCTTCGCAGGTGAAGCCGAAGCCGGCCCAACTGGACTGGCCGCGCCTGCGCTCGGGCTTTGGCATGGGCGGCTGGATAGACCTGACCAACCGGCACCAGTCAGTGGTCCTGAAGGGCATCCGCTTCGACTTTTCCGGTGTGGACGATCCCCACTTGAACCGGGAACGGTACGCCGGCTGGCCCCGCGGCACCGTCAACCAGAACGCCGCTGCGCACCTCCGCGTCGCCGTTATCCACGCCCCCTACCAGCGCGTGCTGGACCACTTCACCGAGGACGGCGCGGACCTCCTGCTCGCCGGGCATACCCACGGCGGCCAGTTGTGCATCCCCGGGTATGGCGCCCTGGTGTCCAACTGCGACCTTCCCACCTGGCGGGCCAAGGGCCTCAATGACTGGCAGAGCAACGGAAGTACGACGCCGGTCAACGTCTCGGGCGGTATCGGCACCTCACGCTTCGCCCCGGTCCGTATCGCCTGCAAACCCGAAGCGGTCCTTCTCACCCTCACCTCGCCCAACTGA
- a CDS encoding DUF4177 domain-containing protein, with product MTKWEYATIPLIIHATKQILDQWGDDGWELVQVVPGPDGNGLVAYLKREKQ from the coding sequence ATGACCAAATGGGAGTACGCCACGATTCCGCTCATTATCCACGCCACAAAACAGATCCTGGACCAGTGGGGAGATGACGGCTGGGAGCTCGTCCAGGTAGTCCCCGGACCGGACGGAAACGGTTTGGTTGCCTACCTGAAGAGGGAGAAGCAGTAG
- a CDS encoding phosphoribosylaminoimidazolesuccinocarboxamide synthase — translation MSETPAARGLSTGTLDLPGWKHVYSGKVRDLYEPADDSIIERVGQECVLVVASDRISAFDHVLASEIPDKGRILTQLSLWWFDQLDVEHHVLASTVEAGVPAAVEGRAMICKKLDMFPVECIARGYLTGSGLQEYRASGTVCGIPLPEGLVDGSRLERPIFTPSAKAEVGKHDENITYDAVVAMVGDDIAGRLSELTLKIYATAEATARERGIILADTKVEFGYDAVSGSITLGDEVLTPDSSRFWDAATYQPGRAQPSYDKQYVRDWLTSAESGWDRSTDTPPPALPEEVVSRTRSRYVEAYEKLTGKSFA, via the coding sequence ATGAGCGAAACTCCCGCAGCACGCGGATTGAGCACCGGCACCCTGGACCTGCCGGGCTGGAAGCATGTCTACTCCGGCAAGGTGCGCGACCTTTATGAGCCCGCCGACGATTCCATCATCGAACGGGTGGGCCAGGAGTGCGTGCTGGTGGTGGCCAGCGACCGCATCAGCGCCTTCGACCACGTCCTGGCCAGCGAGATTCCGGACAAGGGGCGCATCCTCACCCAGTTGAGCCTCTGGTGGTTCGACCAGCTGGACGTGGAGCACCACGTGCTGGCCTCCACCGTGGAGGCCGGGGTGCCGGCGGCTGTGGAAGGCCGGGCCATGATCTGCAAGAAGCTGGACATGTTCCCGGTGGAGTGCATCGCCCGCGGCTACCTCACCGGATCCGGCCTGCAGGAATACCGCGCGTCCGGAACCGTCTGCGGCATCCCGTTGCCGGAGGGCCTGGTGGACGGTTCGCGGCTGGAGCGCCCCATCTTCACGCCGTCCGCGAAGGCTGAGGTGGGCAAGCATGACGAGAACATCACCTACGACGCCGTTGTGGCCATGGTGGGTGACGACATCGCTGGCCGCCTGAGCGAACTCACTTTGAAGATCTATGCCACTGCGGAGGCAACCGCCCGGGAGCGCGGGATTATCCTCGCCGATACCAAGGTGGAGTTCGGCTACGACGCCGTCTCGGGTTCCATCACCCTTGGTGATGAAGTGCTGACCCCGGACTCCTCGCGGTTCTGGGACGCCGCCACGTACCAGCCGGGACGGGCACAGCCCTCCTACGACAAGCAGTACGTCCGGGACTGGCTCACATCCGCCGAATCGGGCTGGGACAGGTCAACGGACACGCCTCCCCCGGCGCTGCCGGAAGAGGTCGTTTCCCGCACCCGCAGCCGCTACGTTGAGGCGTACGAGAAACTGACCGGGAAAAGCTTCGCCTGA
- a CDS encoding ABC transporter ATP-binding protein, which produces MSTTTFGTANEDNAHLSKSDSRAVRRRSLALLRSLIRPVRLRFWLTIATVILSQAARVAGPALIAFGIDHALPALQAGDNLPLVFTGVAYLLAAIATAGLTALYVTSTAKLSQAMLLDLRLRVFRQTQRLSLEFHEKYTSGRIIARQTSDLEALRELLDSGVSSLASGLLFMIFTAVTVFALDWRSGLLVLAAGVPMFFLARWYQKHSQIVFRESRVVSARLIVHFVETMTGIRAVKAFRKEQENADRYGKLAEDYRRVTVRSINLNGIFQPGLVLIGNVCVAVVLLFGGFRVLTGDLAVGVLLALILSTKRFFQPVDQMAMFYNSFQSAQAALEKVSGLLEEVPTVRPPRNPIALGNARGAIDFKGVEFRYGDGPLIVPQLNLHIPAGQTVALVGQTGAGKSTLAKLIARFYDVSSGSLTLDGVDLRNLSTTDLRRNIVMVTQEAFLFSGSVADNIALGRPEASRAEIEEAAKAVGAHGFILELPEGYDTDVNKRGGRVSSGQRQLISFARAFLARPAVLILDEATSSLDIPSERLVQHGLASLLAGTDAASRTALIIAHRLSTVETADRVLVVHGGRIVEDGSPAELIGGGGRFADLHGAWKDSLV; this is translated from the coding sequence GTGAGCACCACAACTTTTGGCACGGCCAACGAGGACAATGCCCACCTCAGCAAGAGTGACAGCAGGGCTGTACGACGGCGGTCGCTGGCGCTGCTGCGCAGCCTGATCCGGCCGGTGCGGCTGCGGTTCTGGCTGACGATAGCCACGGTGATCCTTTCGCAGGCGGCCCGCGTGGCCGGTCCGGCGCTGATCGCCTTCGGCATCGACCACGCGCTGCCCGCCCTGCAGGCCGGAGACAACCTCCCCCTGGTGTTCACCGGCGTCGCTTATCTGCTCGCGGCCATCGCGACGGCGGGACTCACCGCCCTGTACGTGACGTCCACCGCGAAGCTGAGCCAGGCCATGCTCCTGGACCTGCGTCTTCGGGTATTCCGCCAGACGCAGCGGCTGAGCCTGGAGTTCCACGAAAAATACACCTCCGGCCGGATCATTGCGCGGCAGACCTCGGATCTGGAGGCCCTCCGCGAACTCCTGGACTCCGGCGTCAGCTCACTGGCCTCAGGCCTGCTGTTCATGATCTTCACTGCCGTTACGGTGTTCGCCCTGGATTGGCGCAGCGGCCTGCTGGTGCTGGCCGCGGGTGTTCCGATGTTCTTCCTGGCCCGCTGGTACCAGAAGCACTCCCAGATCGTGTTCCGCGAATCCCGGGTGGTTTCGGCACGGCTGATCGTGCACTTCGTGGAGACCATGACCGGCATCCGCGCGGTGAAGGCGTTCCGCAAGGAGCAGGAAAATGCTGACCGCTACGGGAAGCTTGCCGAGGACTACCGCCGGGTCACCGTCCGCTCCATCAACCTCAACGGCATCTTCCAGCCGGGGCTGGTCCTGATCGGAAACGTCTGCGTGGCCGTGGTGCTGCTCTTTGGCGGTTTCCGCGTCCTCACCGGGGACCTTGCGGTGGGTGTGCTGCTGGCGCTCATCCTGTCCACGAAGCGGTTCTTCCAGCCCGTGGACCAGATGGCGATGTTCTACAACTCCTTCCAGAGTGCCCAGGCAGCCCTGGAAAAGGTGTCCGGGCTTCTTGAGGAAGTGCCCACCGTCCGCCCGCCCAGGAACCCGATAGCCTTGGGCAACGCCAGGGGGGCGATCGATTTCAAGGGTGTGGAGTTCCGCTACGGCGACGGCCCGCTCATTGTTCCCCAGCTGAACCTGCACATACCTGCCGGCCAAACAGTGGCCCTGGTGGGCCAGACCGGAGCCGGAAAATCCACCCTCGCCAAGCTGATCGCCCGCTTCTACGATGTTTCCTCCGGGTCCTTGACCCTCGACGGCGTGGATCTGCGCAACCTCAGCACCACCGACCTGAGGCGGAACATCGTGATGGTCACCCAGGAGGCCTTCCTGTTCAGCGGTTCCGTTGCGGACAACATCGCCTTGGGCCGGCCGGAGGCATCGCGCGCCGAAATCGAGGAAGCAGCGAAGGCGGTGGGCGCGCATGGCTTCATCCTGGAACTTCCCGAAGGATATGACACTGATGTCAATAAGCGGGGCGGCCGTGTATCGTCCGGGCAGCGCCAGCTCATCAGTTTCGCCCGGGCCTTCCTGGCCCGCCCGGCCGTGCTGATCCTGGATGAGGCCACGTCCTCACTGGACATCCCCTCGGAGAGGCTGGTGCAGCACGGGCTGGCCAGCCTTCTGGCGGGGACGGACGCGGCCAGCAGGACAGCACTGATCATCGCGCACCGGCTGTCCACAGTGGAAACTGCTGACCGGGTACTGGTAGTGCACGGCGGCCGGATCGTCGAGGATGGCTCACCTGCGGAGCTGATCGGCGGCGGCGGACGTTTCGCGGACCTGCATGGTGCGTGGAAGGACTCGCTGGTCTGA